A genomic segment from Methanolobus zinderi encodes:
- the mcrD gene encoding methyl-coenzyme M reductase operon protein D, whose amino-acid sequence MVNSSDTNCVQLEIFPSRLLKPETAQKLLNAIADINGVTRLFVHGPRLPDTVPYGPAKGEPVHHLGKTVIEVAGQAMELAVYVGGIRMEVIDVDVKEQVREVCENILPVSFEFREGQFIPTKQTVTDYAKRGPGADPLMLGMTDPKGKLKHNPVCILKPDFLDE is encoded by the coding sequence ATGGTAAATTCTTCAGACACAAACTGTGTGCAGCTTGAAATATTCCCTTCGAGACTGCTCAAACCGGAAACAGCCCAGAAGTTGTTGAACGCAATCGCTGATATCAACGGTGTTACAAGGTTGTTTGTCCATGGGCCCAGACTTCCCGATACTGTCCCGTACGGACCTGCAAAGGGTGAACCTGTGCATCATCTAGGGAAAACAGTAATTGAGGTTGCAGGGCAGGCTATGGAACTTGCCGTTTATGTCGGTGGCATCCGTATGGAAGTCATCGATGTCGATGTAAAGGAGCAGGTCAGGGAAGTTTGTGAAAATATCCTTCCGGTCTCATTTGAGTTCAGGGAAGGTCAGTTCATTCCTACAAAACAGACTGTGACAGACTACGCAAAACGCGGGCCTGGTGCAGATCCTCTGATGCTGGGAATGACCGATCCCAAGGGAAAACTGAAACATAATCCTGTATGTATCCTCAAACCTGACTTTTTGGATGAATAA
- the mcrC gene encoding methyl-coenzyme M reductase I operon protein C, whose translation MMFDRETQVVDCRHGMGLGRGGGLAQRGTLSETGRADVIAVAMSPGRRHITKPVCELTYGMRREEIQVSVLVLSTGSGVPDTNMGSGSFGINPEEIAQINRHKVAVIHTGNIREHVVRKVKAILEEASVPAVVVCQIPVDFEDFAMAGVKTRLVKPQESDILTKGRVMEIVSGVTRGESCSREKLNELVKAVKTTMRSLENQE comes from the coding sequence ATTATGTTTGACCGGGAAACACAGGTTGTAGACTGCAGACACGGCATGGGCCTTGGCAGAGGAGGAGGACTTGCACAGCGAGGAACTCTTTCCGAGACCGGCAGAGCCGATGTGATTGCAGTTGCAATGAGTCCCGGAAGAAGACATATAACAAAACCCGTTTGTGAACTAACATACGGGATGCGCAGAGAGGAGATCCAGGTCAGTGTGCTTGTGCTAAGCACCGGTTCAGGTGTTCCGGACACCAATATGGGTTCGGGCTCTTTCGGTATCAACCCTGAAGAGATAGCACAGATTAACAGGCACAAGGTTGCCGTTATCCACACAGGGAACATCAGGGAACATGTAGTACGGAAGGTTAAGGCGATACTTGAAGAAGCCAGTGTCCCTGCAGTAGTTGTTTGTCAGATCCCCGTAGATTTCGAGGATTTTGCAATGGCAGGAGTAAAGACACGGCTTGTAAAACCACAGGAAAGTGATATTTTAACCAAAGGAAGGGTGATGGAAATTGTGAGCGGAGTGACACGAGGAGAATCATGTTCAAGGGAAAAGCTGAACGAGCTCGTGAAAGCCGTGAAAACCACAATGAGATCATTAGAGAATCAGGAGTGA
- the mcrG gene encoding coenzyme-B sulfoethylthiotransferase subunit gamma encodes MAYEPQYYPGATSVAENRRKHMSGKVEKLRDISDEDLTLILGHRAPGSDYPSTHPPLAEMGEPEDSIRELVEPTPGAKAGDRVRYVQFVDSMYNAPSTPYFRSYAAAINFRGVDPGTLSGRQVVEARERDMEELAKFQIETEMTCPALAGLRGATVHGHSLRLPEDGVMFDMLERVRKEGDNIIMHKDQVGRPIDKKVNLGKPMSEEEAAKRTTIYRVDNVAFRDDDEVIEWVQRVFDQRTIYGFKPEN; translated from the coding sequence ATGGCATATGAACCACAATATTATCCAGGAGCAACATCCGTTGCAGAAAACAGAAGGAAACACATGTCAGGAAAGGTCGAGAAGCTCAGAGACATTTCCGACGAAGACCTGACATTAATACTTGGTCACCGTGCACCAGGCAGTGACTACCCAAGCACACACCCACCTCTTGCAGAAATGGGTGAACCGGAAGACTCAATCAGGGAACTGGTAGAGCCAACACCAGGCGCAAAGGCCGGTGACAGGGTAAGGTACGTACAGTTCGTTGACTCAATGTACAACGCACCTTCAACCCCATACTTCAGATCCTACGCAGCAGCAATCAACTTCAGAGGTGTCGACCCAGGTACACTTTCCGGTCGTCAGGTAGTTGAAGCTCGTGAGAGGGACATGGAAGAACTTGCAAAGTTCCAGATCGAGACTGAAATGACCTGTCCGGCACTCGCTGGCCTCAGGGGCGCAACAGTACACGGTCACTCACTCAGGCTTCCTGAAGACGGTGTAATGTTCGACATGCTCGAGAGGGTAAGAAAAGAAGGCGACAACATCATTATGCACAAGGACCAGGTAGGAAGACCAATCGACAAGAAGGTCAACCTCGGAAAGCCAATGTCCGAAGAGGAAGCAGCAAAGAGGACAACAATCTACCGTGTTGACAACGTTGCATTCAGGGACGACGACGAAGTCATTGAGTGGGTCCAGAGAGTATTTGACCAGAGAACCATCTACGGCTTCAAGCCAGAGAACTGA